From Heteronotia binoei isolate CCM8104 ecotype False Entrance Well chromosome 17, APGP_CSIRO_Hbin_v1, whole genome shotgun sequence, one genomic window encodes:
- the LUZP1 gene encoding leucine zipper protein 1, whose translation MIASLPSGKKQPSTTMADYSAYKETSNRHLRFKLQSLSRRLDELEEATKNLQKAEDELLDLQDKVIQAEGSNSSMLADVEALRKRVLKIEGKDEEIRKAEELCRLMKEKLEEEESLTRELKSEIERLQKRMAELEKLEEAFSRSKNDCTQLCLSLNEEKNLTKKISTELEVLRGKVKELEQSEDQLDKTEQSLVSELEKLKSLALIFVSEKKHFSEREKQNERIIQELTQKLEQNNKLNRADQTRNTSNLLERSSNSILERNDLRIDADLTTSALSSKETRRKGSLDYLKLVENETRNKSENQKNKNQEDNKVKDLNQEIEKLKTQIKHFETLEEELKTLRAKNNDLQDSYLSEQNKNKLLTGQLEEIKMQMKKQKELENGEAEAEEINLSNRVKHDRPKHRAVTAESAISKHKSRELSPQHRRERIRNREFSLNSESGAQSTKRIPSPNLNSRRTAKAASTSALLDALATDAKQDKLSVGVHVSSSKDNSAPPVEVKKSREQPSVLSRYPPAAQEHKSWKASSKPKNEGVLRSKGERATQPFNDAHQCRSSALEEKQRKAETAVSPSEKGIKTSLTESAEVRISKTNHGPSSGASSSYRRPLSSETLAAEPTSPRTEAPTLVSSRRQLLEESSIKGVNSQERQLTDPPHENAKPLPLSKSWLVSRSQEDLLQSAPPPPKEEINQTTNSVEDSNNVGLKPTSAKAKAIRSRGHEKFCTDEETGKNSTSAATSVLGVKRDPISREFSSSGGAVQTLPFENDKNPCHEELGRTSPRTSSAAAIMGLNSRRPFSPREALRSKAVIKPVIVEKDVKEIMGGVGPGTEGNPEKQPPAVKTVSQKMTSSITIYPSEPVSQRASTNEAMKEPQHIRVTSNDLSSGANAASSPYEISINKSNITLKLLEADKNGDSALRSGVETVISKSSILIKPSESAEKNSESPGETIGWKSHGSSETNSLETRHVTVRSGWRTRRGLQSSEDSVPKAVENATSRNPYRSSTDFPKPEGTSARIYAIEQNSRRASATINSWNTPELDSRRTKSSLSASEMLSQGSCVNDTTAASSWNCTVLPEENKGFVPSSRRKQFGSSEQLSWTEMPRKRPETKLEPRQLLPASKTEERLRWSKNN comes from the exons ATGATTGCCTCACTTCCGTCTGGGAAAAAACAACCAAGCACCACTATGGCAGACTATTCGGCTTATAAGGAGACCTCAAATCGCCATTTACGTTTCAAGTTGCAAAGTCTCAGCCGTCGCCTAGATGAGCTGGAGGAAGCGACCAAAAACCTCCAGAAAGCCGAAGATGAGCTTCTTGACCTGCAGGACAAAGTCATTCAGGCAGAGGGCAGCAACTCAAGCATGCTGGCTGATGTGGAAGCCCTGCGGAAAAGAGTCCTGAAAATTGAAGGCAAGGATGAGGAAATCAGAAAAGCAGAAGAGCTTTGCCGGCTGATGAAGGAGAAacttgaggaggaggagagcctcACTCGAGAGCTGAAATCTGAAATTGAGCGGCTTCAGAAACGAATGGCAGAGCTGGAGAAACTGGAGGAGGCCTTCAGCCGGAGCAAAAATGACTGTACCCAGCTGTGCCTCAGTCTCAATGAGGAAAAGAACCTGACCAAGAAAATTTCAACAGAACTGGAAGTTCTTCGGGGGAAAGTAAAAGAGCTGGAACAATCTGAAGACCAGCTAGATAAAACTGAGCAGAGTTTAGTGAGTGAACTTGAAAAACTGAAATCATTAGCTCTTATCTTTGTTAGTGAAAAGAAACACTTCAGCGAAAGGGAGAAACAAAATGAAAGAATAATACAAGAGCTAACCCAAAAGCTAGAGCAAAATAATAAATTGAACAGGGCAGATCAAACCCGAAACACATCGAACTTGCTGGAAAGGTCGTCCAACAGTATTCTTGAGAGGAATGACCTGAGGATTGATGCTGACTTGACAACTTCTGCATTGTCTTCGAAAGAAACAAGAAGAAAGGGGAGTTTGGATTACCTCAAACTTGTGGAAAACGAAACACGAAACAAATCGGAAAATCAGAAGAATAAAAACCAAGAAGACAACAAAGTGAAGGACCTCAACCAAGAGATTGAGAAGCTGAAAACTCAAATCAAACATTTTGAGACTTTGGAAGAAGAACTTAAAACCTTGAGAGCAAAAAACAATGATTTACAAGACAGCTACCTGAGCGAACAGAATAAAAACAAACTCCTCACTGGTCAGCTAGAAGAAATAAAAATGCAGATGAAAAAGCAAAAGGAACTGGAGAATGGTGAAGCAGAAGCCGAGGAAATTAACTTATCTAATCGAGTGAAACACGACAGACCGAAACACCGGGCAGTCACAGCTGAGTCAGCCATTTCAAAGCATAAGTCTCGAGAGCTTTCCCCTCAGCACAGGCGGGAGAGAATACGAAACAGAGAATTTTCGCTCAATAGCGAAAGTGGTGCTCAAAGTACCAAGCGGATTCCAAGTCCAAATCTGAACAGCAGGAGAACAGCCAAGGCTGCTAGTACATCAGCATTACTGGATGCTTTAGCAACCGATGCAAAGCAAGACAAATTGTCTGTGGGTGTGCATGTCTCCTCATCAAAAGATAACAGTGCCCCACCAGTAGAAGTGAAGAAATCAAGAGAGCAGCCATCTGTGCTTAGCCGTTACCCTCCTGCAGCACAGGAGCACAAATCCTGGAAGGCCTCCTCGAAGCCCAAGAATGAGGGAGTGTTGAGAAGTAAAGGCGAAAGAGCAACCCAGCCGTTTAATGATGCTCATCAGTGCCGGTCCAGTGCACTTGAAGAAAAGCAAAGGAAAGCAGAAACTGCTGTATCTCCATCAGAAAAGGGAATTAAGACCAGTCTCACAGAGTCAGCAGAAGTGCGCATCTCAAAAACAAATCATGGGCCATCCAGTGGAGCCAGTTCGTCCTACAGACGCCCCCTGTCTTCAGAAACACTAGCTGCTGAACCCACCAGCCCTAGGACAGAGGCGCCAACCTTGGTCTCATCTCGGAGGCAGCTTTTGGAAGAAAGCTCCATAAAGGGTGTTAACTCCCAAGAAAGACAGTTGACAGACCCTCCGCATGAAAATGCAAAGCCCTTGCCTTTATCAAAGTCTTGGCTCGTCTCAAGAAGTCAGGAAGATCTCTTGCAGTCTGCGCCACCTCCGCCTAAGGAAGAAATCAACCAGACCACTAATTCAGTAGAAGATTCTAACAATGTTGGCCTGAAACCCACTTCTGCGAAAGCCAAAGCTATCAGATCCCGTGGTCATGAAAAATTCTGCACAGATGAAGAGACAGGGAAAAACTCAACCAGTGCTGCAACTTCTGTTTTAGGGGTAAAAAGGGACCCCATTTCCAGAGAGTTCTCAAGCTCCGGGGGAGCTGTTCAAACATTGCCCTTTGAAAATGACAAAAATCCTTGTCATGAGGAACTTGGCAGAACGTCACCCAGAACCTCTTCTGCAGCTGCCATCATGGGATTAAACTCCAGGAGGCCATTCAGCCCAAGGGAAGCTCTGAGGTCCAAAGCTGTCATCAAGCCTGTGATTGTGGAGAAGGATGTGAAAGAAATCATGGGCGGGGTGGGGCCAGGGACAGAAGGGAACCCTGAAAAACAACCACCCGCCGTTAAAACCGTGTCCCAAAAAATGACCAGCAGTATCACCATTTACCCATCTGAGCCAGTTTCTCAAAGGGCCAGCACCAATGAAGCCATGAAGGAACCTCAGCATATCAGAGTTACGTCGAATGATCTCTCATCGGGTGCAAATGCAGCCAGCTCTCCTTACGAGATATCCATTAACAAGAGCAATATCACTCTGAAGTTATTGGAGGCTGACAAAAACGGGGACTCTGCTTTGCGTAGTGGGGTTGAAACGGTCATTTCAAAAAGCAGCATCTTGATAAAGCCGTCCGAATCTGCCGAAAAGAACAGTGAATCGCCTGGGGAGACAATCGGCTGGAAGAGCCATGGCTCTTCTGAAACCAACTCACTAGAGACAAGACATGTCACGGTGAGAAGCGGATGGAGAACGAGGCGAGGTTTGCAGTCTTCTGAAGACTCGGTGCCCAAAGCAGTTGAAAATGCAACGTCTAGGAACCCATATAGGTCATCTACGGACTTTCCCAAGCCTGAAGGGACTAGTGCACGCATATATGCAATTGAGCAGAATTCCAGAAGAGCCAGTGCCACTATAAATTCTTGGAACACTCCAGAATTAGACTCCAGAAGGACCAAAAGTAGCTTAAGTGCATCTGAGATGCTTAGCCAGGGGAGCTGCGTCAATGACACCACGGCAGCATCTTCTTGGAATTGCACAGTGTTACCA GAGGAGAACAAAGGTTTTGTTCCCAGCTCCCGAAGAAAGCAGTTTGGCTCCTCGGAGCAGCTCTCCTGGACTGAAATGCCACGGAAGAGGCCAGAAACCAAGCTGGAGCCCCGTCAGCTGCTGCCGGCCAGCAAGACCGAGGAGCGGCTACGTTGGTCTAAAAACAACTGA